The genome window tttgtcttaaATCAATGTTTTTCCTGTCAAAATAATGTCTTCTGCACGTTCATGCTTGTATGGCACACTCAAGATGGCGGAATGGTGACGCCATAACGAAAGTTCTTTAACACAGGTCAAAGTTCATTTGTATTTTCCCGGGAAAATAATGACGTTTTGATCCACATGACTGCTTCTAAACTTTCGTATCACCACCGGCTGTTTATGTTCATCAGAAGGTGTGTAAACTGTCTTAAACTTATTTGTTTGATTCcgaatattgtaaaaaaataaacgcAACCTTGCAGGCATGACGCTGGTTGGTACTGGATCGTCTTTAATACCTATTTAATACGtgcatatttacttttattcaaggTAACGTTAGGCGGTGTTAATACGTTCATCTCATTATTAATTTTGCTTCATTAAAGaaggatttatttttatgtttatgtccCTTAATGTCGCTTTTGCTCTCTGTATCCTGTGATCAGAGCATCCTAGGGTGTGAACTGCTTACGGTCCAACGTCACTGCATAACAATTATACTCGCAATGTGTCTGACACCTAAATACCCAATAGAAGTTTAACAAAGTCTCCAACATCCCCTAGCACGCCTTTATAGGGTCTGAAAGGCAACGATACTCACATTTTCACTGTATGCAAGCATGGAGAAGATATCAGAGAAGATACTGCTGGAAAAAGGTCTTCCAAAGACAAACAAACTGGCTCAGATAAAGACACTGAAGTAAGTTAATGCATCTTGGACATTCCAGTTTCTGTACTTTATGTTGTGTTACgctttaatttatgtaaaaagtATAAACATATCCTTaggttattttgtttaaaagcattctttGGTCTCTATAGTCTCTCACTCATGGGTCTTAAGAAGGAGGATCTGCCCGTGAATCTGCTATCTAAACTACACAGCCTGGAGCAGCTGGATCTGTCTGGGAACATGCTGCAGGAGTTTCCCAAAGGTCTGTGTCTGCCCTGCCTGAAGATCTTGGATTGTTCAAACAACGAAATGGAGGATGTATTGTCACTGGAAGGCCTGAGCAACATGGAAGAACTCAGACTGGAGGACAACATCTACCTCACTGTAAGAACTCTGAAGTTCAAACCTCACAGTGCTATATACCAGTATTGTCTTGCTATTCAAGTTTTTATGATATTTAGGCtagtgtttgtgaatgtttctTTAGGTCAatgatgaacacaaagtgaTCTTCCTGTTACCTAAGTTGAGGATGTTCAATGGCAAGGATATCAGCTCTACGGGTCATCATATTCGCCACGGCAGCACTGAAATTCTCACAAAGAGGGTGAGGAAGGTTTTCTTTTCtgcttctttttatttttaccgGATTGTCATTCAGACAGTAGCGTTGTAAGATTCCTGTCAGATTTTTTGGTCTAATATTTATATCTATAAAACTCAATAAACTCTTTGTATTTGTAAGCTTCTATATGCTAGATGCTAGAGTCTCTTTCAAGTAAACagacaataattatttatgacTCATCATTCACTtgcagataaaagaaaatgaaaattcaaagaaaaatctgtttaataaaattacttttCCTCTAAGAAGAATTTTCACTAATTATTTTTCTCTCGTACAATGAATTCATGGGTCTTCAAAACTAAGTCTAACTAAAATTTCTtctctcttttgtgttttgcttggCAATCAGGTTATTGGTGTTTGGGAACGAAGCTTTAGTCTTCCCGATCCGGTTACGAAAAAAAGCCTGGCTACTGTTGAGAAGAGCTTTGTTAAGGATGCCTGCACCCAAATAAAATACGGCCCCAGTTCTTTGAGTGATTACACAAAGTGGAGGGTGGGTGTACCATTCACTAATGTATCAACATTTTGCTCCCTTATTCTTTCAACTCTTCAccgtttatttgttttgcttttctaGATTGAAATGATCGCAAAAGATTACTTCCAGTCACTGACGTGCAGTAAAGAGGAACACAGTGTCACAACTCCAACCAAGGAGTATGAGGTAAATGCATCAGATTTGAAAGATTATGAGGAAGGTTTGTGACtatattaaccctgaaatgagggaaactctgAGATTTCCATTTCAGAATGTCAGGTATGTCAAACTGTAGAATGTGGGGTAACTCAAGCCCGTTTCTAAAAGACGTAATTTATACTCCGAGTCAGTACTACTAGACAGTAACCGTAGTAACTTACTCTTTGAACCTGGTCGGGAGCTTTTATAGAGGACACTGTATGtgaagaggctgcattaattcatagGGATTTACTTTGATTTGGGCAAAGCAAATTAGGACCTGAGTcgaattttgtcatttccctgtgAACTTTTGTTAAAACTGTACCACTTTTCTGTACAGTGAATTAGATATTTCAAAGCATATCATCAATCCTTACATCAACAACATCAGCCATCGTGGCCGTGTATTACATCAGATCATATTCTTTCCCTTACAATTTCTCATAAATGGTagtaaaaaattaataaatatagaCATAAATGAAGCGATAAAGGctataaacaattatttagaCGTTGGTCATTTCCTTCCCAAATCTGCTTGGAGCAGGGTTCGAACTAGTGATCAGTCTGACTTTTATCACGATAGTATGACACCCTAACTAGTGTTCTATACACGATAGCTTTTTACACTCATCACTAGAGCACTGATGGGGAGTGAgaacatcatatttttttattatttcttttgtttcattcatttattcctTCATTTActgattattttgtttgtttattggtaccTATTTATTTAAACTTAAGTCATTTTCATCACATTAGTAAGTCCACTGTATGCAGAGTGGACAGTGTGCCTCTCTCTCAAGTGCTTTTTGCCACCATGTTGGTTTTTTTCTTCGGtaccgttgccatggtgaatcgtaatATCAGAGCTCCGTTGATCATGGCTTGCCGTAGTCGTGGTTGCACGCGCTTAACttaaatcagctgttctgaaacctaAAACTCAAAGTTTTGCATCTCGTTGTAAGTTTAATTAACTCGGAGTTCACATTTGAACTTggtgttggttgaacctccttattgaacTGGGCCcctgaatttaaaatatattggaTTTGAATTGGTACAATCTTAATATTTTACTaaaagaaaatgctttttgtgCCAATTAGAGTCCTGTGGAAAAACAGATGTGTGATACTGCAGCTTATGGTACCACAAGTCCTCAGAAGAGAACCAGAAACACTGACATCACTGCCAGTCCTCGAAAGTCAAGTCGCCTGTCGAATGCTTCCACTGTTGAGGCCAGCCCAAGAAAACCCTCTCGACTGCTGAGTTCTCCAATGAAAACTGAAACTATACTGTCCAGCCCTAGAAAGCAGACCAGAACAACCATCGAGGCAGCTCTAGAGGGTAGTCCCAGGAAATCAAGCCGCCTAGAAAGTATTCCACAGAAAGGCGCTAGCAAAACTGAAAGCCCTAGAAAGGCACCTAAGAGCCCAGCCATTTCCATTCCCATGTTGAGACTGGCTAAATGTGAGAGTCCAAGTAAAACTGTTAAAGATAAGCCCACACCTCAAAAAGGCAAACGGACCAAAACTGAAACCGGCACACCTCAGAAAATGGCCATCGGTAAAGTTCCTCAGGTAAAAACACATTGTGCTGCTTTTTGTGTCTGATTTGCATATGTATTGCCAGAGGATTCGTGGTGTTGCGTGTACTCTGTTAATAGTCAGTTCATTATTGATTGCCCATCACAGAGTCATTAACGCATCATTAATGTGAGTCTCTCTCCCCTGTGGATGTAGGAGCCGGTGAGTCTGCAGCCCATCCATGTCCTGCAGTGTCACAGTCGACAGGACAGTCCCGAAGATTTTGACACTCAGCTTTGGGCCTGTGCATTCGAACCCCCACAGGACTGCGGCAGCGGTGAGAAAACCAAACCATAGAATTGGATGAAATCATtgcaaatatttatgtattttaagttTATGTGTTCCTTTTAAACTTATGTCAGATTTTAGCGGTGGCTCTCGGACAGTTGCCACGTGCGGTGGGGAAACTTTGTGTGTCATTGACTGCGAGTCTGGACATGTGCTGAAGAAATACAAGGTTCCTGGTGAGGTGAGTGTTTAGTCTATAAACCTGTTGTTCAAAAGTTAAAACCAAATAATCCTCCTGCATTCACATGCCTTTCTTATTTCTAACTTCCAATTTTGTTTAGGAGTTCTTTTCATTAGCGTGGTCCACAGTACTGATGTCCCGGACTGGTGCTTCTGCTCGCCCCTGTAATATCTGGCTGCTGGGGGTAAGAGAGGCCTTGTCAAGCTCATTCATCCCAGAGTGAATTTGGCGTTCGGAGAGTTTCGTGCCAGTCGACGGGCCATTTCTATTGTGCGCTTCAGTCCCTGCAATCCTACATTTGTCTTCAGtgagtgaaaaaaaatgtgaaaacccTAAAACTGATAAAATGATTATGATTTGAATTAAGGATTATAATGAAAACAACTTCTTTCTATTTTAGCTGGGTCTTACGAAAATAAGATAATTTTGTGGGACATTGGTGGGTTGGATCGTGACTACAACTTCAAAATCAGGTTAACAGTTAAATCGTAtagttatttttaagtttttcctCTTAATTTAGATATCCAACTAAAGTTTTCCATTGTGTTGCCTACAGTAAGCTGCTAGTGCTGGAAACGACCTCCACTCCTCTCCACCTCTCCCTGGTCCCTGGGTCTCAAGACAGACAGCTCCTCTCAGCTTGTGATGAAGGGCTATTTAGCTTTGACATCCAGCTCAGTAAAAACATACAGAAGAGGTTTGTATTTTCTAATTGTCACTTTTTGTTCTGAGAAAGCCATCATTAGTTAAGATGTATTTAAACCgtttcaattgtttttattttttagaaatgaGGAGATGGAGATTGTGTTTCCTATTTACAAGAAAAAGGACAAGAAGAACAGCTACCGTACTATTGACGGGCTAAGCTTCCTCTCAGATGATATAGTGGGTAAGTAAACAATGAGAAAAACACTGTTATACTCtacttacatttttgttgtaggtctttcaaacaattaatcttgaaccaagtttgtgtttacataatatatgtctgtgtactgtgcatattaatttcgtatttataaattcataaacattaatgtgtaatttaaattattggtaatataaatatgtatatatatatttcctaaatatccgtgcatgcatgtttattttaaaattaatttgataGTACAAtgacatatattaaataaacttatattctagatgtgattaatcatttgacagtcctaacaataatagtgtttttatgtattgtttgcttttttttgtgCTGCTGTCTTGTCTTTTCTAGTCGCTACTGTATGTGTACTCATCCACATGTTGTTTCTTATGcttatgttatatttttctgtgtagCACTACAcgaggatttaaaaaaatctacaagctccaaaaaaggaaaaacataaaaatataatgaagTTTCTTAAACACTTTCTTTTAGCTTCCAAGAGTCAGATGCAGGGCTCAATCTACCTGTGGAGCTGGAGCGCTACACGTGCCTCATGGAACGGCAAAAAGAAAGAGGTGACAGCTGTTGTACTGGCAGAGCTGCAGTGGTCCAGCACCGATATCCCGTACCTGTCTTTGGGCACCTGCCCAGGTATGTCATGTATATGACATCATCGGTCATCTTCATTAATGTCTGGACAGGGCTCCGATTTGGAAAGAATGTTTGAAGTGTGATAAATTGCTGGTGTGATAGAATCTGAAGGCAGAACTGATGCATGATGTTTTTCTTGTAGGATACGGTTACGTCGTGTGCGGTGACGAGAAGGGTAGTCTATGGACATACCATATCACAGACAACATGATTGAACATTTCAAGAGTGGAAAA of Triplophysa dalaica isolate WHDGS20190420 chromosome 4, ASM1584641v1, whole genome shotgun sequence contains these proteins:
- the lrwd1 gene encoding LOW QUALITY PROTEIN: leucine-rich repeat and WD repeat-containing protein 1 (The sequence of the model RefSeq protein was modified relative to this genomic sequence to represent the inferred CDS: inserted 1 base in 1 codon), producing the protein MEKISEKILLEKGLPKTNKLAQIKTLNLSLMGLKKEDLPVNLLSKLHSLEQLDLSGNMLQEFPKGLCLPCLKILDCSNNEMEDVLSLEGLSNMEELRLEDNIYLTVNDEHKVIFLLPKLRMFNGKDISSTGHHIRHGSTEILTKRVIGVWERSFSLPDPVTKKSLATVEKSFVKDACTQIKYGPSSLSDYTKWRIEMIAKDYFQSLTCSKEEHSVTTPTKEYESPVEKQMCDTAAYGTTSPQKRTRNTDITASPRKSSRLSNASTVEASPRKPSRLLSSPMKTETILSSPRKQTRTTIEAALEGSPRKSSRLESIPQKGASKTESPRKAPKSPAISIPMLRLAKCESPSKTVKDKPTPQKGKRTKTETGTPQKMAIGKVPQEPVSLQPIHVLQCHSRQDSPEDFDTQLWACAFEPPQDCGSDFSGGSRTVATCGGETLCVIDCESGHVLKKYKVPGEEFFSLAWSTVLMSRTGASARPCNXLAAGGKRGLVKLIHPRVNLAFGEFRASRRAISIVRFSPCNPTFVFTGSYENKIILWDIGGLDRDYNFKISKLLVLETTSTPLHLSLVPGSQDRQLLSACDEGLFSFDIQLSKNIQKRNEEMEIVFPIYKKKDKKNSYRTIDGLSFLSDDIVASKSQMQGSIYLWSWSATRASWNGKKKEVTAVVLAELQWSSTDIPYLSLGTCPGYGYVVCGDEKGSLWTYHITDNMIEHFKSGKTFAVTEVLGWPSPVRAGKGPVEGPSINSVAMDPDLRYLVALTDKNMAVVWRREESH